In the uncultured Methanobacterium sp. genome, one interval contains:
- a CDS encoding MTH1187 family thiamine-binding protein, whose translation MISAELTVIPVGTPGTSLSKYVAAALAALDEAGIKYQLSGMGTLLEAENPDELFCAIKLAHEAVFKEGSERVVTSVKIDDRRDRDRTLADKVHSVEKKLG comes from the coding sequence ATGATATCAGCAGAACTGACCGTAATCCCCGTAGGCACCCCTGGGACCAGTCTCAGCAAATATGTGGCCGCTGCTCTGGCTGCACTGGATGAAGCTGGGATAAAATATCAGTTAAGTGGCATGGGAACCCTTTTAGAAGCTGAAAATCCTGATGAACTCTTTTGTGCAATTAAACTTGCTCATGAAGCAGTTTTTAAGGAAGGTTCAGAGCGTGTGGTAACCAGTGTCAAGATCGATGATCGCAGGGACCGTGACCGAACCCTGGCGGATAAAGTGCACTCCGTAGAGAAAAAACTGGGATAA
- a CDS encoding TIGR00269 family protein: MKHLDYQNFNQKLENKVKKVIMDYNLIDEGDKVAVALSGGKDSVLTLHILDKLLCENEFDFELLAIAIDEGISGYREDGTESARNNASVLGVEYHEVSLESEMGFSLDEAAQFFQTACVPCGVFRRYLLNRTAHQLGADKLATGHNLDDEVQSFLMSFARADVRRFAKFGPKQERIHPKMVPRIKPLWLVPEKEVGMWAVMNEMDVHLAECPYAYQSLRSRLKNYLNHLEEDRPGTKLNLLQFFQKNLQIDKKKVKINECQTCGEPSSASICKACEMHEFIKNELG, translated from the coding sequence ATGAAACACCTGGATTACCAGAACTTCAATCAAAAACTTGAAAACAAGGTTAAAAAGGTAATAATGGATTATAACCTGATCGATGAAGGGGATAAGGTAGCAGTTGCCCTTTCAGGTGGCAAAGATAGTGTTTTAACCCTGCACATTCTGGATAAACTTTTATGTGAAAATGAATTTGATTTTGAACTTTTGGCCATTGCCATTGATGAAGGAATTTCTGGTTATCGTGAAGATGGAACAGAATCTGCCCGGAATAATGCATCTGTGCTGGGAGTGGAGTATCATGAAGTATCCCTGGAAAGTGAGATGGGGTTCTCCCTGGATGAGGCAGCCCAATTTTTCCAGACTGCCTGTGTTCCCTGTGGTGTTTTCAGACGTTACCTGTTAAACCGCACCGCCCACCAGCTGGGGGCTGATAAACTGGCCACTGGCCACAACCTGGATGATGAAGTTCAGTCTTTTCTAATGAGTTTTGCCCGGGCTGATGTTCGGCGTTTTGCCAAGTTCGGACCGAAACAGGAGCGTATCCATCCTAAGATGGTTCCACGTATCAAGCCACTGTGGCTGGTTCCAGAAAAGGAGGTGGGAATGTGGGCTGTTATGAATGAAATGGATGTGCACCTGGCAGAATGCCCCTATGCTTATCAATCCCTCCGTTCCCGACTGAAAAATTACCTTAACCATCTGGAGGAGGACAGGCCTGGTACTAAACTGAATTTGCTTCAATTTTTCCAGAAAAACCTGCAGATAGATAAGAAAAAGGTCAAAATTAATGAGTGCCAGACATGTGGTGAACCCTCATCTGCTTCCATCTGCAAGGCCTGTGAAATGCATGAATTTATAAAAAATGAGTTAGGATGA
- a CDS encoding GTP-binding protein, whose product MSSKNFFNITQYGERKNIEFKESLNSNTHLFTERKQHLASQMKYRLERGHGEAIYFIGVDDDGLLVGLGKSTMDESLHVLGELAREINSRITDVEKQTAGKGEVAKVIISRQQNSKSNHLLIGVAGHVDHGKSTLVGTLTTGTLDTGSGSTRIFLDVQKHEIERGLSADLSFAVYGFKNGEPVRIKNPLNKRDKALMVEKCDKLISFVDTVGHEPWLRTTIRGIVGQKLSHGLLVVAADQGPTHITREHLGIILAMELPVIVVMTKIDMVTEEKIKNVRQDIFDLLKLVGRIPYMVKTMEDADFLTENMNQHLVPVIKASPVTGEGLELLDRLFSGLKIPSHEEESQKPFMMYIDKIYSVMGVGTVVSGTIRQGKVKKGEKLILGPSSSGDFLPVNVKTIEMHHYRKESATVGEVVGISITGVEMDEIRRGMIICHQDYNPHAVREFDADVAILVHPTTIKDGYECITHIETIAETTCFRPINLEYLSAGDTGSIRMRFKYRPYAIREGQRLIFREGKSKGVGTVTRLVDI is encoded by the coding sequence ATGAGTAGTAAAAATTTCTTTAACATTACACAATATGGTGAAAGAAAAAACATAGAATTCAAAGAAAGTCTTAATTCTAATACTCACCTTTTTACTGAGCGTAAACAGCACCTGGCATCCCAGATGAAGTACCGTCTGGAAAGAGGCCACGGTGAGGCTATTTATTTTATTGGAGTGGATGATGATGGTTTGCTGGTGGGGCTGGGAAAATCCACAATGGATGAATCCCTCCATGTACTGGGTGAACTGGCCCGTGAAATAAATTCCAGAATCACCGATGTGGAAAAGCAAACTGCAGGTAAGGGAGAAGTTGCTAAAGTAATTATCAGCCGCCAGCAGAACAGCAAAAGCAACCATTTACTAATTGGAGTTGCCGGGCACGTAGATCATGGTAAAAGCACCCTGGTGGGAACTTTAACCACTGGAACACTGGACACCGGTTCAGGGAGCACCCGCATATTTCTGGACGTTCAAAAACATGAGATAGAACGTGGTTTATCTGCTGATCTATCCTTCGCTGTTTATGGATTCAAAAATGGGGAACCAGTACGTATTAAGAACCCTCTAAACAAGAGGGATAAAGCACTCATGGTGGAAAAGTGTGATAAACTGATATCCTTCGTGGACACTGTGGGCCATGAACCCTGGCTCCGCACCACCATCCGTGGTATTGTGGGGCAAAAGCTAAGTCACGGCTTGCTTGTGGTGGCAGCTGACCAGGGACCCACCCATATCACCAGGGAACACCTGGGCATAATCTTAGCCATGGAATTACCAGTTATAGTGGTAATGACTAAAATTGACATGGTAACTGAGGAAAAAATTAAGAATGTTCGCCAGGATATCTTCGACCTGTTGAAACTGGTGGGAAGGATACCCTACATGGTGAAAACCATGGAAGATGCGGATTTTTTAACAGAAAACATGAATCAACACCTGGTACCGGTTATTAAAGCATCCCCAGTAACCGGTGAGGGACTTGAACTGTTAGATCGACTTTTTTCAGGCCTTAAAATACCATCCCATGAGGAAGAATCCCAGAAGCCGTTTATGATGTACATCGACAAGATCTACTCTGTTATGGGTGTGGGAACTGTGGTGAGTGGTACCATAAGGCAGGGGAAAGTTAAAAAAGGTGAAAAACTTATTTTAGGACCCTCTAGTTCTGGGGATTTCCTACCGGTGAATGTTAAAACCATTGAAATGCACCATTACCGTAAAGAAAGTGCTACTGTGGGCGAAGTGGTTGGAATTTCCATTACCGGCGTGGAAATGGATGAAATCAGAAGAGGGATGATCATATGCCACCAGGATTACAACCCACATGCTGTGAGGGAATTTGATGCAGATGTGGCCATACTGGTACACCCCACCACCATTAAAGATGGTTACGAGTGCATAACCCACATCGAGACCATAGCCGAAACCACCTGTTTCAGACCCATTAACCTAGAATATCTTTCTGCAGGAGACACCGGATCAATAAGAATGAGATTTAAATACCGGCCTTACGCAATCCGTGAAGGTCAACGATTAATTTTCAGGGAAGGTAAGAGTAAAGGTGTGGGTACTGTAACCCGTTTAGTTGATATATAA
- a CDS encoding DUF1922 domain-containing protein, with protein sequence MYLIFRCDCGRAVYAKEGVARKKCVCGKSLKVAERRIIAKTEDNQTASEKVQELQEEKYGGAYFTTADKL encoded by the coding sequence ATGTATTTAATATTCAGATGTGACTGTGGACGGGCAGTTTATGCCAAGGAAGGTGTGGCACGGAAAAAATGTGTCTGTGGGAAGAGTTTGAAGGTTGCCGAAAGGAGAATCATAGCCAAAACTGAAGACAATCAAACAGCCTCTGAAAAGGTGCAGGAACTTCAGGAAGAAAAGTATGGTGGGGCCTACTTTACTACTGCTGATAAACTTTGA
- a CDS encoding TraB/GumN family protein, which produces MAPDNLTIIGTAHVSEKSVEEVKNTILESEPDIVAVELDVARYQNLLNEKNGVQEDKEIKIREILKNNNFTMFLVSGFLSYFQKKIGEEVGVKPGSEMMAAAEAATEAGAKVALIDRDIQITLKRALNRMSFWEKAKFVYSIIASFFSKDEAIEDIEDIKQGDALEEVMGYFQEMSPRAYEVLVAERDAYMAQRLLELEGNVVAVVGAGHKKGIHKNMENPQDIPPLYQLLELKEPRISASKIILFAIPVIFILIFVFAFLKGINIQSGILEFVLLTGGFACAGSLLAGSKIPSAITAFIVAPFTAIHPLLAAGWFAGIVEAKYRGVSMEDLADLPKSESLRDMWNNRLFRILLVVVGANIGTMIGLFLSIPNVLMPLINKLMGM; this is translated from the coding sequence ATGGCACCTGACAATTTAACAATCATTGGTACGGCTCACGTATCTGAAAAGAGTGTAGAAGAAGTAAAAAATACTATCCTAGAGAGTGAACCAGACATCGTGGCAGTGGAACTTGATGTGGCCCGTTACCAGAACCTCCTCAATGAAAAAAACGGTGTTCAAGAGGATAAAGAGATAAAGATACGGGAAATTTTAAAGAATAACAATTTCACCATGTTCCTGGTGAGCGGATTCTTAAGTTACTTCCAGAAAAAAATTGGAGAAGAAGTGGGAGTCAAACCAGGCTCAGAGATGATGGCCGCAGCAGAAGCTGCCACCGAAGCAGGGGCCAAAGTAGCCCTTATTGACCGGGACATCCAGATCACCCTCAAACGAGCTTTAAATCGTATGAGCTTCTGGGAAAAGGCTAAATTCGTTTACAGTATCATAGCATCCTTTTTCAGTAAAGATGAGGCCATTGAAGATATTGAAGATATAAAACAGGGTGATGCCCTGGAGGAAGTAATGGGATACTTCCAGGAGATGTCCCCCCGTGCCTATGAAGTTCTGGTAGCTGAAAGAGATGCCTACATGGCACAGAGACTGCTGGAACTGGAAGGAAATGTAGTGGCAGTAGTAGGAGCAGGTCATAAGAAAGGTATCCATAAGAACATGGAAAACCCCCAGGACATACCCCCACTTTACCAGCTTTTAGAGCTAAAAGAACCAAGGATCAGTGCAAGTAAAATTATTTTATTTGCAATTCCAGTGATATTCATATTAATTTTCGTATTTGCATTCCTGAAAGGAATCAACATCCAATCCGGAATTCTGGAGTTCGTCCTGCTAACTGGAGGGTTTGCCTGTGCAGGGTCACTTCTAGCTGGATCCAAAATCCCATCGGCCATCACTGCATTTATAGTGGCCCCTTTCACCGCAATACACCCCCTTCTGGCTGCAGGATGGTTTGCAGGAATAGTGGAGGCTAAATATAGAGGAGTGTCCATGGAAGATCTGGCCGACCTACCCAAGAGTGAAAGCCTGCGTGATATGTGGAATAATAGATTGTTTAGAATACTACTGGTGGTGGTGGGAGCTAATATCGGTACCATGATCGGATTATTCTTATCAATACCCAACGTTCTCATGCCTTTGATCAACAAGTTAATGGGTATGTAA
- the comB gene encoding 2-phosphosulfolactate phosphatase — MQVSLSFERSLSKDVAIMVDVLRASTTITVALEKIPNIIPTLEIEEALALAPEHQAFLAGERGGATIEGFDVGNSPIEIQKLHGKTLIITTSNGTRILEGIRGRALIGSFINAQAVSKKAREIAVDHIEVVMAGVRGQFAIEDFLGAGAIISHLQDQELDEMAQAACLATENPEMVDEAVKNSRSARNLKKLGFGEDVNFCLQRDKLKLVPEFKDGLIRILK; from the coding sequence ATGCAGGTTTCCCTGAGTTTTGAGAGATCACTTTCTAAAGATGTGGCCATTATGGTCGATGTACTGCGTGCCAGCACCACTATCACCGTGGCCCTGGAAAAAATCCCCAATATAATTCCCACCCTGGAAATAGAAGAAGCTCTGGCACTAGCACCAGAACATCAGGCTTTCCTGGCAGGTGAAAGGGGAGGAGCAACCATTGAAGGATTCGATGTCGGGAATTCCCCCATTGAAATCCAGAAATTACATGGCAAAACCCTGATCATCACCACAAGTAACGGAACCCGAATTTTAGAAGGTATCCGCGGTCGTGCACTGATAGGTTCTTTTATAAATGCCCAGGCTGTATCCAAAAAGGCTAGAGAAATTGCAGTAGACCATATAGAAGTGGTTATGGCCGGAGTAAGGGGGCAATTTGCCATAGAAGATTTCCTGGGCGCCGGTGCAATAATTTCCCACCTGCAGGATCAGGAACTGGATGAAATGGCACAGGCAGCGTGCCTGGCAACTGAAAACCCTGAAATGGTAGATGAGGCTGTTAAAAACTCCAGATCAGCAAGGAATCTCAAAAAATTGGGATTTGGGGAAGATGTGAACTTCTGCCTCCAGCGGGATAAATTAAAATTAGTACCTGAATTTAAGGATGGATTAATCAGAATTTTAAAATAA
- a CDS encoding TRAM domain-containing protein: protein MFGADEPPKTAPIKEGEEYEVKIEDVGKEGDGITRIEGFVVFVPETKVGEEIKVRITSVRRRFAFAEKVPE from the coding sequence TTGTTTGGAGCAGATGAACCCCCAAAAACGGCCCCTATAAAAGAAGGGGAAGAATATGAAGTTAAAATTGAAGATGTAGGTAAGGAAGGCGATGGAATCACCCGAATTGAAGGTTTTGTGGTCTTTGTACCTGAAACAAAGGTGGGTGAAGAGATCAAGGTTCGAATAACCTCGGTGCGGAGAAGATTCGCCTTTGCCGAGAAGGTTCCAGAATAA
- a CDS encoding methanogenesis marker 7 protein — MYETLTYTGGVHKHEEITELIEDLGGFVLQETTSQMDLVLTLAVPVEDVEKVEEKSSELLGKIKRAPMAGTEIAIVSPTLARQHLPHSACDISEYLRRYGAKDNMIGLSRGAGKGISRISQDEKRLIEEHDLAVFALGSFRECIRNKTHLFADIDIPVVVTGAPEMNVEDIPGATAYVSGLGRIPRRLKRGENIRALRNLVDVVEDILDNRRKEMMDDPPIVPSILVKTEIENQVEAVKEIYSPAPIVSQLDGVRVKLNYDQYKDQIAEVKVDDYRLGDVSEIKKSLMYDYILVKLLPETSII; from the coding sequence ATGTACGAAACCCTAACCTATACTGGAGGAGTTCACAAGCACGAAGAGATAACAGAGCTTATCGAGGATCTGGGAGGTTTCGTTTTGCAGGAGACCACCAGTCAGATGGATCTGGTCCTCACCCTGGCGGTGCCTGTGGAAGATGTTGAGAAGGTCGAGGAAAAATCCAGTGAACTTCTGGGGAAAATTAAAAGAGCGCCCATGGCCGGAACAGAAATTGCCATTGTATCCCCGACTCTGGCCCGACAGCACCTACCCCATTCTGCCTGTGATATCTCAGAGTACCTCCGACGTTACGGGGCTAAGGACAACATGATAGGCCTATCCCGAGGAGCAGGAAAGGGGATTTCACGCATTTCACAGGATGAGAAGAGACTCATTGAAGAGCATGATCTGGCTGTTTTTGCCCTGGGAAGTTTCAGGGAATGTATCAGGAACAAAACTCACCTTTTCGCGGATATTGACATTCCAGTGGTGGTTACCGGTGCTCCTGAGATGAATGTGGAGGACATACCCGGGGCCACAGCTTATGTTAGTGGACTGGGCAGGATCCCCCGTCGTCTGAAAAGAGGGGAGAACATTCGTGCCCTAAGGAACCTGGTGGATGTTGTTGAGGACATATTGGATAATCGTCGAAAAGAGATGATGGATGATCCGCCTATTGTTCCATCTATCCTAGTAAAAACAGAAATTGAAAACCAGGTTGAAGCAGTAAAGGAAATCTATTCCCCTGCACCAATAGTCAGTCAGCTGGATGGAGTGAGGGTTAAGCTGAACTATGACCAGTACAAGGATCAGATTGCTGAGGTTAAAGTGGATGATTACCGCCTGGGTGATGTCTCTGAAATTAAGAAATCTTTGATGTATGACTACATTCTGGTGAAGTTATTGCCAGAAACTTCTATAATTTAA
- a CDS encoding metallophosphoesterase, which yields MRRILQYAMFISLFFVGFLVLNYYVFMGMSFLLDLPMDTGFYIVMIIAAISYPLATLIERTVSNNYTRVFYTAASAWMGISFYLLFLLIIYLILSWFIPVPRESAGILIAILVTVISAYSIYNSYTLKLTKMEIPLKGLNEDIRAVHLSDIHIGSVRNSGYMERIVNETNKLNPDVVFITGDMVDGSARLHKHTFKAINHLKMPVFFVTGNHETYEGLDEVFRVLKDTKLRILQGELVDFKGIQVIGVGYYYGKEHLKNTLSKLEIDSEKPSVLLYHLPQELENAHEAGIDLQLSGHTHNGQMIPFNFLVKLMFPYITGLYEYKGTKLYVSQGTGTWGPPMRLGSRCEMTLISLKPEFR from the coding sequence ATGAGAAGAATCCTGCAGTATGCAATGTTCATATCCCTATTTTTTGTGGGATTTTTAGTCCTGAACTACTATGTTTTCATGGGAATGTCGTTTCTCTTGGATTTGCCCATGGATACTGGATTTTACATAGTAATGATAATTGCTGCAATTTCCTATCCTCTTGCCACCCTGATTGAACGTACAGTTTCCAACAACTATACTCGAGTATTCTACACCGCAGCATCAGCGTGGATGGGAATATCATTCTATCTTCTGTTCTTACTGATTATCTACCTGATACTTTCCTGGTTTATCCCTGTTCCCCGCGAAAGTGCCGGTATTTTAATAGCAATACTGGTAACGGTTATCAGCGCATATTCCATCTATAATAGTTACACCTTGAAACTTACAAAAATGGAAATACCCTTAAAAGGTTTAAATGAAGATATCAGGGCGGTTCACCTATCAGATATCCACATTGGTTCTGTTAGAAACTCAGGTTACATGGAGAGAATCGTTAATGAGACCAACAAACTAAATCCGGATGTGGTTTTCATAACCGGAGACATGGTTGATGGTAGTGCCCGACTGCATAAACATACATTTAAAGCAATAAATCATCTTAAAATGCCAGTATTTTTTGTTACAGGTAATCATGAAACTTATGAAGGGTTGGATGAAGTTTTCCGGGTTCTAAAAGACACCAAATTAAGGATCCTTCAGGGAGAACTGGTTGACTTTAAAGGGATACAGGTAATTGGTGTTGGATATTATTATGGGAAGGAACACCTTAAAAACACACTTTCGAAGCTGGAAATTGACAGTGAAAAACCATCAGTCCTGCTTTACCACCTTCCCCAGGAGCTGGAGAATGCCCATGAGGCAGGTATTGATCTGCAGCTTTCAGGCCACACTCACAATGGTCAGATGATACCATTTAATTTCCTGGTTAAGCTGATGTTCCCCTATATCACCGGGTTGTATGAGTACAAAGGGACTAAACTATATGTATCCCAGGGTACTGGTACATGGGGCCCTCCCATGAGGTTGGGTTCAAGGTGTGAGATGACTCTAATATCTTTAAAACCAGAATTCAGATAA
- a CDS encoding NifB/NifX family molybdenum-iron cluster-binding protein — protein sequence MDLICVPSIGNEGLKGEVSQHLGKTPYFVLIKWENDQIEKFQVLESGSKHLGGRLTPGEFIAGSGANILLCGNLGQKAVQMIEKAGIDVYVGASGTVIEALQSWAEGKLKLATLDTACTDGH from the coding sequence ATGGATTTAATATGTGTTCCTAGTATTGGTAACGAAGGTTTAAAGGGAGAGGTGTCTCAGCATCTGGGAAAGACACCTTACTTTGTGTTAATCAAATGGGAAAATGACCAAATAGAAAAATTTCAGGTATTGGAAAGCGGATCAAAACACTTGGGGGGAAGGTTGACTCCGGGTGAATTTATTGCAGGTTCCGGAGCTAACATACTTTTGTGTGGAAATCTCGGCCAAAAAGCAGTTCAAATGATTGAAAAAGCTGGCATTGATGTTTATGTCGGCGCATCAGGAACAGTAATAGAAGCACTGCAAAGCTGGGCAGAAGGTAAATTAAAACTGGCCACTTTGGATACAGCATGTACAGATGGCCATTAG
- a CDS encoding Mrp/NBP35 family ATP-binding protein: MKTDTEMDTDLEEDQKKLLIQQEITIVKRMSHISHKIAVMSGKGGVGKSTVSVNLAAAFALKNYQTGILDVDLHGPDVPHMLGVENAILEQSPLGILPVKARDNLEVLSIEFMLPVKGAPIIWRGPKKTGAIRQFLSDVSWGNRDLLVIDNPPGTGDEPLTVLQSISPLDGVVMVTTPQGIAGEDVRKCVNMVKGLNIPILGIIENMSGFTCPHCHEEINIFGKGGGKQLAEELDVPYLGSLPVETGVGENSDQGKPFLLENSDSEISKKFIKIVSKIEDKVFNSKK, translated from the coding sequence TTGAAAACAGATACTGAAATGGATACAGATTTAGAAGAAGATCAGAAAAAACTCTTAATACAACAGGAAATCACAATAGTAAAACGTATGAGTCATATCAGTCATAAAATAGCAGTTATGAGTGGTAAAGGGGGTGTGGGGAAGTCAACAGTATCAGTTAACCTGGCAGCAGCTTTCGCTTTGAAGAATTACCAGACTGGTATCCTTGATGTGGACCTGCATGGTCCTGATGTTCCCCATATGTTGGGGGTGGAAAATGCAATTTTAGAACAATCACCCCTGGGAATATTACCTGTAAAAGCCAGGGATAACCTCGAAGTTTTATCAATTGAGTTCATGCTACCGGTCAAGGGTGCTCCCATTATTTGGAGGGGACCTAAAAAGACGGGGGCTATAAGACAGTTTTTATCCGATGTTTCATGGGGAAACAGGGATCTACTGGTAATTGATAATCCACCTGGAACTGGTGATGAACCGTTAACCGTCCTGCAATCAATCAGTCCACTGGATGGGGTGGTCATGGTCACCACTCCCCAGGGAATTGCGGGTGAAGATGTACGTAAATGTGTTAACATGGTTAAAGGATTGAACATTCCTATCCTGGGAATCATAGAGAACATGTCTGGGTTTACCTGCCCTCATTGCCATGAGGAAATCAATATTTTCGGTAAAGGTGGGGGAAAACAACTGGCAGAAGAATTGGATGTGCCCTACTTGGGAAGTTTACCAGTGGAGACCGGGGTGGGAGAAAACTCAGACCAGGGGAAACCATTCCTTCTAGAGAATTCTGATTCCGAAATATCTAAAAAATTCATTAAAATAGTTTCCAAGATTGAAGATAAAGTATTTAATTCAAAAAAGTAA
- a CDS encoding NifB/NifX family molybdenum-iron cluster-binding protein has translation MKIAIASNGVNLDSQASSVLGRCSHLIMVNEEDRDFKEIKVIPNPAVNEGGGAGIKTARIMGNEKVDVIISGSVGPNAFEVLKQLEITMYKMVPGTVEENLTLLLQDKLEKLNPSAPRGRGMGNGKFRGR, from the coding sequence ATGAAAATAGCAATTGCATCAAACGGAGTGAATCTTGATTCACAGGCCAGTTCTGTTTTGGGAAGATGTTCCCACTTGATAATGGTAAATGAAGAAGATAGAGATTTCAAAGAAATTAAAGTCATACCTAACCCTGCAGTAAATGAAGGGGGAGGTGCTGGAATTAAAACCGCCCGAATTATGGGGAATGAAAAGGTGGATGTAATTATATCTGGATCAGTAGGTCCTAATGCATTTGAAGTTTTGAAACAACTTGAAATAACCATGTATAAAATGGTTCCAGGCACTGTTGAGGAAAATTTAACATTACTACTCCAGGATAAACTGGAAAAGTTAAATCCTTCTGCTCCTAGGGGTCGTGGAATGGGAAACGGCAAATTTAGGGGAAGATAA
- a CDS encoding P-loop NTPase, whose translation MNNNAIKIAITGGKGGTGKSTVSTSLALELSRENRVILVDADVECPDDRIILSTTQKKVEDVESLLPFFNQDKCSKCGVCSEVCRENALIFVKDRFPFISGQCNGCGACLLVCPFGAIQEGKQIIGAIYQGKYQRNNDLDLLLVWGEIEVGCENTSLLVKATRDYALDLASGESNSSGELISNFGEVISNSREVISNSSKESISNSNNNQNSKVHYGEDKLSDKGYDYVIIDTAAGTHCNVINALMGVDLALAVTEPTPLGKHDLELILSLLEIMETPVQIVVNKSDMGDLNLIKMVSQEFDIPLIQEIPYEKDILKKHARNQPVTHESIKKLAYSILNLSFKTSIEDGVLPS comes from the coding sequence ATGAACAATAATGCCATTAAAATAGCCATAACTGGTGGAAAAGGTGGTACTGGAAAGTCAACCGTGTCTACTTCCCTTGCCCTGGAACTTTCCCGTGAAAACAGAGTTATCTTGGTGGATGCTGATGTTGAATGTCCTGATGACCGCATAATCTTATCAACCACCCAAAAAAAAGTTGAGGATGTTGAGTCATTACTCCCCTTTTTTAATCAGGACAAATGTTCAAAATGTGGGGTATGTTCAGAAGTTTGCAGAGAAAATGCACTTATATTTGTCAAAGACAGATTTCCATTCATATCCGGGCAATGTAATGGTTGTGGGGCTTGTTTATTGGTTTGTCCATTTGGGGCTATTCAGGAAGGAAAACAGATTATCGGGGCTATATATCAGGGTAAATATCAGCGAAACAATGATTTGGATTTGCTTCTGGTATGGGGTGAGATTGAAGTTGGTTGTGAGAATACATCACTGTTGGTGAAAGCTACCCGTGATTATGCTCTTGATTTAGCTTCTGGGGAATCTAATTCATCTGGGGAATTAATTTCTAATTTTGGAGAAGTGATTTCTAATTCTAGAGAAGTGATTTCTAATTCCTCTAAGGAATCCATTTCTAATTCAAATAACAATCAAAATTCTAAAGTCCACTATGGTGAGGATAAACTATCTGATAAGGGGTATGATTATGTTATAATAGATACTGCTGCCGGTACCCACTGCAATGTTATAAATGCCTTAATGGGGGTGGACCTGGCTCTGGCTGTCACTGAACCAACTCCACTGGGGAAACATGATCTGGAGTTAATCTTAAGTTTACTGGAGATAATGGAGACACCAGTCCAGATAGTGGTTAATAAATCCGATATGGGTGATCTCAACCTTATAAAAATGGTATCACAAGAATTTGACATTCCTTTAATTCAGGAAATCCCTTATGAAAAAGATATATTGAAAAAACACGCCAGAAATCAGCCAGTAACCCATGAAAGTATCAAAAAATTAGCATATTCAATATTAAACCTCTCTTTTAAAACCAGTATTGAAGATGGAGTGTTACCATCATGA